The Athene noctua chromosome 8, bAthNoc1.hap1.1, whole genome shotgun sequence region CTGAAATTTTGGCTAAGAGTAAGTGATGCTGTGAGAAGTGTTTCTGGTATTTAGTTTACTTTtgacattaaaataaacatgcattCTTGTGCTTTATGCATAAATGGCTTGTGGTTGTGGAGCTGTTGTGGCTTAGTAGTAGCTGATACTATCAAGCTGCTTAGTAACGTAGAAAGTTTCTCCAAATTTGACTGGTATAATGAGAGAGAAATGTTTTAATAAAGTTCTTGCCTCAGTAATGTGAAGTTACATTTCAGAATGCactaaataaaaatagttttcagcTCTAACAGTGCGGTGTATCGGTTGTATTTGGAAAAATATGACAGTCCTGCTGCTGTAAGGGCAGGACATGAATTTCTTACAAATAATTTTGAGATGTGACCATATTTAAGTTTTTGATATAAGGTCAACCTGCTTTTAGGTTTGGATGTTATCTACACTCCCCTCTCCCACTTACATTTCTCCTTTTAATAGATTGCGGTCCTAATATTTGCAGCCTATACTTTTTCAACCCATAAGTGTTGGAATATCATGACCAGTTTCCTTTGATTGTTGGTGTGAAGAAAAGTAGTTCATTTTTTGACAGAAAgctttaaaactattttctctTGATCTCAGTGAACGAAACTGTGTTTCCAAGGACTGATACCTGTATTTTGTGCAATAAGTCGTGGAGGTAAATTGCACATGAGGATTTAAGaatgaaaaattcagaataaGAGAAGAAAGGGAATAGGAAGCTAATCTGTTATCTGGGTTATTTGGAgcattgtgtgtatatatatgttttagCATAACCTGCAAATAGTTTTGAAACCAGGAGTTTGCAGTTTATAAAGGTCAGCTACTTCACTATGTCAAAATAAATCGGTTTATTAGATGATGCCTAATAAACAATATACTTGCAGTGATAGCAAGAATCTGAAGAGTTTATATTTTATTGAACAATGTCTGATGTTGGCTGCTTGGTCAGTCTCTCCGAATCTAAGTACATGTGTGATTTGTCACAGAAGCTGCATGCTTCAGGCAGACTCAGAAAAGCTGCGGCAGGCGTGGATTAAGGCTGTTCAGACCAGTATTGCTACAGCATATAGAGAGAAAGGGGATGAATCTGAGGTGAGTTTAAAAAGCAACCGAACAACCACCCACTTTTTagattctgaaaattaaaaacagataAACTCTCTTTTTATGAGAGAAGGAAATGTGTCCATTGTTTGTCTTCCAGTGGAAATAGAAAGAAATTCTGAAGGCTGTGACTTATATTTTTCACTCCATCTTACTAATACTGGCCTGTATGTTCTGATGAGGTTTGTGTGTAGTGTGATTAAAATTCATAGGATTACTCTTATGTTCAGTTCTACATTTCTTCTAATaagttaaaatttttaaaattctggctTCTAATTCTAACTTCTGCAGAAGTTACCTTTCTAGGATTCTAGTGCACAGTTAGAACTTTTATTGCTTTAATTTAGTACATgtctcattttttgtttgtttgggtttttttttccagaaacaggaaaagaaatcatcCCCTTCTACTGGAAGCCTAGAATCTGGGAGTGAGACAAAAGAGAAGTTGTTAAAGGGAGAAAGTGCTCTACAGCGAGTTCAGTGCATTCCTGGTAATGCTGCCTGCTGTGACTGTGGTTTGGCAGATCCTCGCTGGGCCAGTATCAACCTGGGAATCACGCTGTGCATTGAGTGCTCTGGGATACACAGGTTGGGGAACTCTTCAGAACTGTATTTGATTAGTGCATTGACTTACTTAGGAAGGGTGGCGTTTGCCTCTTCAAATGTGTATTGAAGCAAGATTAGAGAGCCCTGTTTATAAACAGAATTAAGGTAACTGCTTTATTTGCATAAATTAATGGTAAAGCTGTCTGAGCTAAGACATAGCACGTAGTTACAGGTTAATATTTTTGTTATGCTGTTTAGGAGCTTGGGAGTCCACTTTTCAAAAGTAAGATCTTTAACGCTGGATTCATGGGAACCTGAACTTTTAAAGGTATGATAGTATTTTTGAAACCAGTTTCTATTTGATACTTACATTGTTGTTCTAAAGGCTCTGCATCAGAAAGTTCAATGCAGGAAACACTTGCATTTGTACCCAGTGCATGTCTTGTGCTTTTGAGTAGAAAATGTTTagttgtgtgttggttttttgatTCACACTTTCTTAAAATACACGCAGTATCAGCAGTCATTCTTGTTACAAACTTGTGAGTCAGAAGAACTTATGACACCTTCAGGTCTGAAAATGCACTTTGAGTAGTTAAGTTTCATCTGATACTTTCAACATATAAAAAGGGAAATCTGTTTACAGACCAATAATATAGTGGGCTGAAAAAATTTGGAAGTGCTATATCAACCTAAAGCATGATCATACTTGAAAATTCACATGCCAGCTCTTACAGTGAGATGTTGATTTCATATCCCTACTGGCTTATAGGAGAACATTCATGTAACTGCTCTTGTGTGCTATTTGTGTGCCAAAATTCTAACATAAAACCTGGTTATAAAGATCATGTGACATTGAAATACCAAAAGAGGAACTTACATGTGGATGTATGTGTGCAACTCGATAACCAATGCAAAGCATTTGTTTCTAGCTGTGATGTTTTGGTACTTAGGTATTGCTTCGTTATCCTGAACAATCAGAAGACAGTGTGGGTAGGGGTGTTTCTCTTGTGGCTTgaccttaaataattttaatatcagTGTGTTCATGctgaggaaacaaacaaacaaaaaaatccctcaaaactACACCCTTTGTCCTGTTCATGTAAATACCAGAGCCGAATATTCTACCTGGTATTAGAAGCAGGAAATCTGTTCATTGCATCAGTAAATTGGACTTCGTGGCACGAATTCTCCTTAAAGTAATATCTgcagactgtttttttctttgatatttgtCTATAGACATAACAGATTATAGTTTAGCAAAAATTTCTGTTGGACAAGATGGAATAGAATTGATTGAATTGTTTCTTGCTGATGGGATAAGAATAGCTACTGGCAAAGCTGGTGGAAAAAAGTACCTTTGTTCAAGGCCTGCAGATGTCATTCTGAttgcacacaaaaaaattcttGAATGACAGATGGTCTTTTTTGCAGTCCTTTTTCAGAAGGGAATGCCAATTTAAAAGAGTGATTATATTTTTTGCTATCTTACTCAGAATTTGGTCTCTCGACCATGTTTCTTTACCATGACATAAACCCATGCTTATTTCTGTAAGTGTACTTTTACTGGTGAAAATACTAAGTTGTAAAAATAGGCTTGAGTGAGGTTAAAACCAACTAAATAGGTAGATATAGCCTTTTacaactgtattttaatttattttgcttcataGCTTATGTGTGAATTGGGAAATGATGTTATAAATAGAATATATGAAGCGAAGTTGGAAAAAGTGGGAGTAAAGAAGCCGCAACTTGGAAGTCAAAGGTAGTAATTTACTAGAAgtgcctcttccttttcttgtTGCTTCCTTCAGCCTCAGCTTTAAAAGATGCTGCCAATTAACTGTGTGACACTCCTTTGATTTACTCTTTGTTACCCCTTATCACCAGCATGTTTTGCTCTTCCCCTTTTCTCACTCTATCTCTATTGGGTATTCCTTCTGTTGGTCCCTTTTGGCTTCtcctgtttgttctttttctgatgTCACTCCCTCCTTGTGATGACCACTCTATAGCATCCTGTTCTCTCATCAATGTGGGCATGCTGATTTTGTTTCCTATCTCCTTTGTACCAACTCAACCAGCTGTGTGTGGTCTAAGTGCTCCTGGAAGGAGCCTGTGGCTGTGCCTTTTGTTTGCAGTGACTTTGTTCTTGAGTTTGACTTTTGTTCCCTGATCCTCAGAATGTGCTGCTCTTTCTGCCTACATTGTACATGAGCTCTGCTGCTTTACAACAACCTTCTAGTGATTGTGCTGCTGTCTTCCATTTCTCTGATGTTGTGTTTGAAAATACTTTCCCAATGATTTGTTCTGCTGtgtaaaatgtctttaaaacctTGGGTTTTACCAGCCTTCCAGTTCTGTGCTGCTTGCTGTCGGGCAGTTGTATGGTACAGAAACAGCGTTTTATAATGTTGGCGATTTGGAGACAACAGTGATAATATAAATAATGTAGAGGATTTGCTAGGTATTCCTTCAAGTGGTAACTCCTTTTCAGCAGTTTCAACAGTAATACTTTTATAGCCCCTTCCATCAGTTTGTCACAACTGGTATGTGTGTTTTAAGATGATAACCTCaggttacaagaaaaaaatatttcagtatgcaTAATGGAACTGATGGCTGTGCCTACCTGAGGCTTATTATTGTTACTTTTCTTTTGTGCAATCTTGATATTCCTTTAACAAATGTTGCAATTTATATTTACCTAAGAAACTAATTATATGCTCTATTAATTGGTTAACAATAATGTAAAATATGTATAAAGGATTAATACCAAGAAGTAACATACAGTGACTAATGCTTATTTCTGCCACTTTCTAAAGTCTCTGCCTGAAAGAGAATAATCCTATGTGAACTtaacaaaattactttcttttaagCCTTAGGCAAAATCTAATAAAGAATCCAGAAGGAGTCAGACAGTGTGCTTTTCCTATTTCTGGAAATGTGCTGTAGGCGTGTCTTATGTGCAGTGCCAAACTACAGCTTTGGTTACTGGCTTTACTATGAAGTAGATGTTCTTTTAGTAcatgaaaatactaaaatattaacTTACTAACACCAGGGATTTTGTATATgacaggcaggagaaggaggCATACATCAGAGCAAAATATGTGGAAAGAAAGTTTGTAGAGAAGCACGCATCAGTATCTCTGCTTGAATCTGGAACAAAATTTTTGCCTCAAACTCAGGAAGAGAAAAGGCACAGTGTCCCTGAAAAATCCCTTTTGGCAGGGGAACAAGATGTGGCATCCCAAAAAGGTATTTACACACTTTTTTCCTTATCTATATTACACCTGTtccttttaaagtaaaataattttgtattaatttatttcctGCCTCATGCAGAGAAATTGGAACCTATCTTTTAATGGGTCATAGCCTAGTTCAGAAGTATAGAGGAGAAAAGACTTGCTCAGGAATGTGCATTTTTAGGTGGGGAAGGATTTGGAGTGGGGATGCTTATCATTCAGAAACATATTAACCACCCTCTTTCCTCCGTATTTTCATCCTTCTTAATTTTTCCAATAACGTTCTTTCCTGCCCTATCCCTTCCTTACTGCCTGCTTTGTGCTTTGCTAACTTGCATGTCCCAGCGGTTGCTGTAAGTAGCGACGAGGCGAGGCGGGAGTCTCTGTTCTGTCCTGATGAACTAGATTCACTCTTCTCCTACTTTGATACCTCTTCAAAACTACGTAGTAGTAAGTACTACAGCTACGGCGTGTTGAGTATTTGCACTAGTGATCCATTGTGTGTTGTGGCCATCTCCCTGCCTTTAATCTATTGTCTCCAGGCTACTGCATTGCTTAGTGTTTTCATGAAATAATTTAAGCTTTTTTACTTATCCTGatcttttcctttctaataattttggacatttattattattataaatgttATGGTTGTGATATGTGACTACATATTATTTTATAGATGCATTAAGAATACTGAATAATTActtgtaacttttttaaaaattacatattcagGACCAAGTATAAGAGCTTGCTTTATTATCATGGTATCTGTGAAGAGTGGGTAACTTACAGTCTGCATAGTAATTAGTGTTTCTCTTCAAAACAGTACGAAGCAGTGACAGTGGGATCCAGCAGAGTGCTGGTGACAGCAGAGAACACCTTGCCTCTACTATATCAGCTAACAGTTTGTATGAACCGGGTGCGTTAGGCTTTGCACTTTAAGATGAAAAACTATTTCTAGGTAGCATGTTCTTGTAAAAGAGATTTGGTGATACAATTCATGTCTCTTCTATCCTTGTGGGCTGAAACATTTTTAACAAGGGTAATAATTGCTCGAGTGACCTTTCTCTCCAGGTTTGGTAGCAAGAATGACACTGAACCTGTCTAAATGGGTTCCGAAAACTATGTTTTTGCCAGTCAGATGATACTGAGCCAGAACTTTGTTGTTTTGCAGCTAGAGCAATGCTGCATTTTGATACAGACAAATCTCCACAGGAATATATAAtccttttttaaataattaaatccttGGGGATAGATTTCCTGTGAAGTCCTAGATAATAGGCTTTTATGTGTTATTTGAGCATTCTTActtactttttctgttttctacttaCATGGAGTTGACCATGTCTTTAAACATTACCCCCTCTTTACTCAAAGTTATAAATTGCTTGATGAAATTATCTGCTATCTAATATTAGCATCCTGGTCTGACAAATGTATTGAGTATAGCTTGTCAAAACatcaaaaacatttatttataaagaaaacttATTCTTCTACATCAAAGCAATCTTCTGAGTTATATTTTAAATCCAGTAGTCCACAGCTGTGATTTGTAGGAAGCAGCATGTGGCTTGGATCCTTTCTTTGTCTGCATTGTAGAAATACTTATGGTGCTGTAACTTATGAAAGTTTATATACAACAATGTCTTTATTTCCCAAACTTCACTCTGTATAACTCTTATTGAGATGAAAAGAAAGATTATGATTTGGTTCAAAATATTATAGCCACAGCAAGTAAGTGGTAAATGACAATGGTATCTTTTAATAAGAGTTAGGTCAAAACAGTATTAGTCTCATATTCAGGTGTATCAAGCTGTTGCAGATAAAGATATATTTGTATGACTACATCTCTGCAGGAAACCGGTTTTATTAATATCTTGCAGTATAGGATAAAATACACTGCTAACCTTGAATAACTTCTTACAAATGGCATGGAATATGTAGGTTGAAGGATATTCACGGGGGTCAGTAATGGGGAGAGAATGTTTTCTGGGCAGTAATAATTCCACGAAGTGGCCATGCCTGAATGCTGGAACAAGCGAAAGGCATCTGTGACTTCTGACAGAATGGAACAACAATGCACAGCATTCTGCAAAACCTGCACtacaaaatgacatttttaatcaGAATTCTGGGAGCTACCTTATAAAAACAGGCATtagataaggattttttttttccttttcagaaggaGACAAGCAAGAGTCTTCTGTGTTCTGTGACTCCAAACAGCCTAGTCCAGGATTGCAGCTGTATCGTGCTGCCTTTGAGAAGAATCTTCCTGATATGGCAGAAGCATTGGCCCATGGAGCTGAAGTAAACTGGGTCAACgtagaagaaaacagagcaacaCCGCTCATTCAGGCAGTGCGAGGGGTATGTGATATACAGCACCGACtgatgggggaggaggggaaggagaataaTAGGGATATTTCTGTGTCACTGTTCCTTTTGAACTGCTTGCTTCACTAATGAATGATAATGTGATGCTGAAGTTGTCTTTACAGTATTCTCTCAAAGTTGTTTCTGaactggtttttttcctgtcagtgcTTTGTTTGGAATTATATAACCTTGTAGTGTTTAAATTTGATATGGAAGCAAATCCCTTTTGTGTCCTTTGCTACATGACTCAGCGGTGAGAAGGCAGAACAGATTTGGCTCTCGGTCTAGAGATCTGGTGCTgaattgtttctttccttttattccGTAGGGTTCGTTGGTTACTTGTGAATTTTTGCTGCAGAACGGGGCCAATGTGAACATCAGGGACATGAAGGGAAGAGGACCCCTGCACCATGCCACGGTTCTAGGGCACACTGGGTAACTCACTGCTCCTGAATTTGTAAATGGCCATCCTCTACTATAGTTGTTAATGTGAAGCTTCGTTTCCCTAAATATTCTggcattttaatatatttcaggTGATCTAGGTTTTTCTTAAACTTTCGTGGTGAGAGAGGAAGTAACATTCTGAATTAGTAGTCTCGTCCGCTAGCAAAACACACACCTATAAACACACTTTTGTCCATTTTgtaaaaacatgtatttaataATGCTTTCAAATAGCATGAACTTTTGGTGAAGAGTCATGAgatttttcttggtttcttaACAAATATGATGCAAACAGGAGAAGTAGTGATGTGTGAGGGCCAAGGCTTTCTGTACTTGTCCCACCTGTGTGTTGCACTGAGAGTGTATCTCATCTCAAAATGTTCTGCATTACATCTTGAGTTTTGGAATCATGGCTATTAACTGAAACGCTATACCAGCTCAAGTTAAATGAGAACGTAAGAATCTGATTGGTGGTGCCAAAACTCTTTGCATGCATGAATTCTAAATAGAGTGCAGTAGCTTAGGAGAGTTTGACATAAACGTAGTCTGTATGTTTATAAAGGTGAAGAACTATAATAGCAGAGAGAAATTAGATCTGTTTCTGTTGGGTAAATCAGGCACCTGTGAACTATATTCTTTCCTGCATTGATTTATCCTGCTCAGTGATTCTTGTCTGTCATGGTAAAAGGGATGAGGGTTTTTGGTTCTACAACCTAAGATGATACAGGAGGGTGGAGTCTCACTTCTAAAGGGTTCAGCTCCTTGCTGCACTAGTATGATTTGAGTTAGGCTATCTTTCTAATGTGTATTAAATAATGAAAGATTTAGTTCACTACTGTGGTAAGGTCCTAGCTGTTCTAGATGAACAGCACTGTTTTGATATGTTCAAGAGACTTTTGGCAATTTAAGCCAAATACATTGCATCCAGcttgaatttatttgcttttttcctttattgttatgaaaattattcttaaatGCTTTTTCTAAACAGACAAGTGTGTTTATTCCTAAAACGAGGAGCAAACCAGCATGCCACTGATGAAGATGGGAAAGATCCATTGAGTATAGCAGTAGAAGCTGCAAATGCAGATATTGTAACATTGTAAGTTGTACGTTCTGTTTTTTGACTAGGTAACTAGGTTTTCCTATTCTCTTTCAAgttaaaaatataagaaatgtcAAAATTCCTTTACATAAAACCAGggagagacaaagaaaaatcagagtCCACTATCCACAGATGACCTCATTGGTGTGAGGTTCAGGAGTAGATCTTTAATTGCAATCTTTTTTTAGTGCTTTAAAGATGACattgttctttttgtttcctaaatCATAGGTTGCGTTTAGCAAGGATGAATGAAGAAATGCGTGAATCGGAAGGCCTCTATGGACAGCCAGGTCAATACTCTACTAATAACCATACTGAAATGCAGTATAAGAAGTGTATTCAGGAATTTATCAGTTTACAATTAGATTCTTAGGATCTGAGGGAAGTTTAACATAGCTTCATACAATAATGTTTTTTATAAACAACCGGCACATGTTAGAGTTTCATTGAAATTCACTGGTGTGACTTTGTTAGAGTATTTAGGGGACCTAAAAGGAGAGTGTTTAAAGTGCATTATTATAGTAGTGTATGTTACTACAGCCATTACCAACCTGTTTTGCTGGTAGTTGTCCACAGTTTTCTCCTATTGATGTTCCACTGAAATTCATGTAATGTTAGGATGTACCTGACATTGATAGCAGCCTTCTAagccaggttgctcagagacaGTTGAGGAGTTCAGTTCATCTTATTACAGGATACCATTCTCCTTCCTGTGGAATggtcctctttttttctttttttaagaaaaaaatgcttgcaCACCAATGTAAAAATGTacatcaaatatttcaaaataactcCAGACAGAAATAGGAAAGTATTATttccttaaattttattttttaaatttatttaagaTGCACATAAGAAATGAAAGTCATttttaagtatgtatttttctATGCTTAGTATCTTaccatttgattttaaaaaaaaaaaaaaagaattggcaGACATTTGAGCCAACTGGTACAAGAAAGTAACAAATTATATTTAATGAATATGTGCAACTTTATTCTCAGGCACTCAGTCCCAATTTACACTATGTTCTGATGTGATATTTATGCAAGCCATTTCTTCTATTATGGTATGCTTCCATAGGAACCTAATGTAATCTCATGCAAATATCAATAATGAAGGCACACTTGATTGTCAAGTTAGACAGCTAAAAGCATGCTGCTATACCTGGCAGCAGTGAAAGGCAAACCTTATTTTTAAGGTTGAGTGCTGAGTACTCTTGCTCACTCCTATATAACGCACTTACCTATTTCCACTGATTCATAAGGATCGTGTGTGCTTATGTCTTTTACGTGACTGGGGCTGGAATATACTCAAGGGGCAACATTAGGTTTTACGTCAATATCCCAGATGAACTCTATTAAATAAATCCaacttatttattttctccttaagaATAGAtgttttttcaaatttattttaagttaatCTTCTAGGAAATGCAAATTAAAGGCACTCAGACATTCAAATGCTTTCTTTGGCAGAGCAACTGATAATCTAAAGGTATATACTTAATTATGAGCTTAAATGAGGAAGAATTCCCCACTCAGAAAATGCAGCAGGCCATGTATATGAAGTCTCTTGCCAGTTGGCCATATTGAATGTAAAGCTGTATTCTGATATAATACTTTGTTGACAGGCTGAAGGTAacaggtaaaaatatttttgtatttttgaggcgcctcatttgtttttttaagaggtAAAAATAGTAACTATCAGTTTCAACTAGTAAAACGCCTTTGTGTTAAGGGAGGTAGGTATTTTGATTCAAAAGCTCTGCATTAAAtcataaatgaatatttttagaTCACTTAGACCTGTCACAAATCCAAAATTATTATAAATCAGAAAATATGTTTCTATAGTTTGTACAAAATGCCTCAGTTGGTTACTAAACATCACAAAAGTTTAGTGAAATGTTTCATTCATAACAAATACAGGCCCTGCTGACACGAAAATATCAATGTGTTTAAACTGAAGATGGGGGAGACTGTTTTCCCTGacactttgtttaaaatacattttttagaCATATTCTTCAATTGGGTAGGTGAAATAAAAAGCTGTCTGAGTCTTTCATTGAAAATATCTTGACCTTTTTATCAGTTTGTATTACAGTAGAATCTAGAGACTTCACTTGATACAATCTGATCCagatattttacaaatatttctgatCCTTGTAAACAGGCGAGATTGACAATGGAAAGTAGAGCTGCCACAATAGATAGAACTTGCCCAAAATCAAGGGGAGGGTATccttagaataatttttttaattcaggctgTGAGCTGTAGCAGTGTTCCAGCCAGCAGACCTTCTTGTACCTTTGGATAGCATAGCTCTGCTCTCCTTGATTCTTTACTTGCTGAAGTCTCTCTTAAAAGTTGAAGTAAATATTTGGAGTGTTTTAAATGTTAGTGTCTGCTAGCCTGCTAGAAGGTTTATGTAAATGTGTAAGTGTAAGCACAAAACCTGTGTCTGTTGCAAGGTATGATACCTTTACATGGTCACAGAGGAAGCAGGTCTCTTTCACTGCATATACATGTTAAATTATCTGCGCTGCCCTTATTTTAGAACTCCTCTGTTCCAAAATTATGACTCTGGAAGAAAATAAGGGTTTTCAAGACAATTGTGTGTTTACTTTGGGAGCTATGTGAGGGTAAATATCGATGTATGAGTTTGCTGTCATCAGAGTGAAGCCAgctgcctgtttctctgctctAGTAATTCAGTTGATAAACAATTACTAATGTAGCTAATGGCATCAGtgtttgtaattaaaatataCCCAGATGGTTTAAGCTACTGAGAGAATGTATATGTTGCTTTGCAAGGTACAGTTGGTCTTCCAAAATATTCTTAGATGGGGAACTAGCTGAAACTCGCTTGTTCCACAAAAAGTTCATTTCTGGTGGTAGAAGCCATATGCACCATTGTGCTGTTTCTTGTATAAACTCGAGTGCTCATCTTCTGGTGCTACAGTATGTCTGCTAACTACTTGATATTAGTATTGCTACTTTTTCTTCCTATCTTTTCTTGAATGTATGATGTGTGCCTTTTGAGTTACTCTGGTGTTAAATGGTAAAGCAGTGTTACAGTATTTTTGTACATAAAATCTGCACTTTAGGGAAAACATTGCTTGGAAAGGAAATTTCCAGAATTCaattttaaagtagtattttaaaataattaaggttTGCAGTATTAGGTATTTTAATGCAGCATACAAACTAAAGGGGCACTTTATTTTAGTCTATTTTTGtatgtaatatttttgttatgtAATACAGCCAGAAACAGAGCCGCAATGTATCTTGCAAaaatagctttttgttttttctttcaagttaattTGAAAGAACCAAATATGGCAACTTGAACTACAGTATTAGTTCACCAGTGGAACCCAGTTCTGTGTTAAAAACACAACTGCTTTTATTATACAGGCTTGATTTCGATTTGTGCTCTTCATAGCTGTTCTTTGGGTGAATATTACAATTCCCTTCATGCTGTGCTTATCTCCCAGTACAAGCAGTTATCAGGAACTGTCACAATAAAATGTGTTCTGTGCCTACTTCATCTCTAGAACATGCTTGAAACTAAACCTGAAAATCAAAAGGGAATTTCACTAGAACTGACTTTTCCTAGGAGAGCAGTATtgaatatatttatcttttaaagtCTGGGAAGAATTGTGTCACTACGTTTTCATATAAACCCACACACCATGCATGTTAAAGATTTCTGGAAGGTCAGTTAACACTTCTGAAAGTGATTTCAAATGAATG contains the following coding sequences:
- the ACAP2 gene encoding arf-GAP with coiled-coil, ANK repeat and PH domain-containing protein 2 isoform X4, with protein sequence MKVTVDFEECLKDSPRFRAALEEVEGDVTELELKLDKLVKLCIAMIDTGKAFCTANKQFMNGIRDLALYSCKDALVETSLTKFSDTLQEMINYHNILFDQTQRSIKAQLQTFVKEDIRKFKDAKKQFEKVSEEKENALVKNAQVQRNKQHEVEEATNILTATRKCFRHIALDYVLQINVLQSKRRAEILKSMLSFMYAHLAFFHQGYDLFSELEPYMKDLGAQLDQLAVDAAKEKRDMEQKHSTIQQKAALQDYSSDDTKLEYNVDAANGIVMEGYLFKRASNAFKTWNRKKPDHIRRWFSIQNNQLVYQKKFKDNPTVVVEDLRLCTVKHCEDIERRFCFEVVSPTKSCMLQADSEKLRQAWIKAVQTSIATAYREKGDESEKQEKKSSPSTGSLESGSETKEKLLKGESALQRVQCIPGNAACCDCGLADPRWASINLGITLCIECSGIHRSLGVHFSKVRSLTLDSWEPELLKLMCELGNDVINRIYEAKLEKVGVKKPQLGSQRQEKEAYIRAKYVERKFVEKHASVSLLESGTKFLPQTQEEKRHSVPEKSLLAGEQDVASQKVRSSDSGIQQSAGDSREHLASTISANSLYEPEGDKQESSVFCDSKQPSPGLQLYRAAFEKNLPDMAEALAHGAEVNWVNVEENRATPLIQAVRGGSLVTCEFLLQNGANVNIRDMKGRGPLHHATVLGHTGQVCLFLKRGANQHATDEDGKDPLSIAVEAANADIVTLLRLARMNEEMRESEGLYGQPGDELYQDIFRDFSQMASNNPEKLNRFQQSDSQKS
- the ACAP2 gene encoding arf-GAP with coiled-coil, ANK repeat and PH domain-containing protein 2 isoform X1; amino-acid sequence: MKVTVDFEECLKDSPRFRAALEEVEGDVTELELKLDKLVKLCIAMIDTGKAFCTANKQFMNGIRDLALYSCKDALVETSLTKFSDTLQEMINYHNILFDQTQRSIKAQLQTFVKEDIRKFKDAKKQFEKVSEEKENALVKNAQVQRNKQHEVEEATNILTATRKCFRHIALDYVLQINVLQSKRRAEILKSMLSFMYAHLAFFHQGYDLFSELEPYMKDLGAQLDQLAVDAAKEKRDMEQKHSTIQQKAALQDYSSDDTKLEYNVDAANGIVMEGYLFKRASNAFKTWNRKKPDHIRRWFSIQNNQLVYQKKFKDNPTVVVEDLRLCTVKHCEDIERRFCFEVVSPTKSCMLQADSEKLRQAWIKAVQTSIATAYREKGDESEKQEKKSSPSTGSLESGSETKEKLLKGESALQRVQCIPGNAACCDCGLADPRWASINLGITLCIECSGIHRSLGVHFSKVRSLTLDSWEPELLKLMCELGNDVINRIYEAKLEKVGVKKPQLGSQRQEKEAYIRAKYVERKFVEKHASVSLLESGTKFLPQTQEEKRHSVPEKSLLAGEQDVASQKAVAVSSDEARRESLFCPDELDSLFSYFDTSSKLRSIRSSDSGIQQSAGDSREHLASTISANSLYEPEGDKQESSVFCDSKQPSPGLQLYRAAFEKNLPDMAEALAHGAEVNWVNVEENRATPLIQAVRGGSLVTCEFLLQNGANVNIRDMKGRGPLHHATVLGHTGQVCLFLKRGANQHATDEDGKDPLSIAVEAANADIVTLLRLARMNEEMRESEGLYGQPGDELYQDIFRDFSQMASNNPEKLNRFQQSDSQKS
- the ACAP2 gene encoding arf-GAP with coiled-coil, ANK repeat and PH domain-containing protein 2 isoform X3, which gives rise to MKVTVDFEECLKDSPRFRAALEEVEGDVTELELKLDKLVKLCIAMIDTGKAFCTANKQFMNGIRDLALYSCKDALVETSLTKFSDTLQEMINYHNILFDQTQRSIKAQLQTFVKEDIRKFKDAKKQFEKVSEEKENALVKNAQVQRNKQHEVEEATNILTATRKCFRHIALDYVLQINVLQSKRRAEILKSMLSFMYAHLAFFHQGYDLFSELEPYMKDLGAQLDQLAVDAAKEKRDMEQKHSTIQQKAALQDYSSDDTKLEYNVDAANGIVMEGYLFKRASNAFKTWNRRWFSIQNNQLVYQKKFKDNPTVVVEDLRLCTVKHCEDIERRFCFEVVSPTKSCMLQADSEKLRQAWIKAVQTSIATAYREKGDESEKQEKKSSPSTGSLESGSETKEKLLKGESALQRVQCIPGNAACCDCGLADPRWASINLGITLCIECSGIHRSLGVHFSKVRSLTLDSWEPELLKLMCELGNDVINRIYEAKLEKVGVKKPQLGSQRQEKEAYIRAKYVERKFVEKHASVSLLESGTKFLPQTQEEKRHSVPEKSLLAGEQDVASQKAVAVSSDEARRESLFCPDELDSLFSYFDTSSKLRSIRSSDSGIQQSAGDSREHLASTISANSLYEPEGDKQESSVFCDSKQPSPGLQLYRAAFEKNLPDMAEALAHGAEVNWVNVEENRATPLIQAVRGGSLVTCEFLLQNGANVNIRDMKGRGPLHHATVLGHTGQVCLFLKRGANQHATDEDGKDPLSIAVEAANADIVTLLRLARMNEEMRESEGLYGQPGDELYQDIFRDFSQMASNNPEKLNRFQQSDSQKS